In Amycolatopsis jiangsuensis, the following proteins share a genomic window:
- a CDS encoding FAD-dependent oxidoreductase, with amino-acid sequence MRSPSPGAARIAVIGAGPGGLTCARILQRHGLRVTVYDRDREAHARDQGGTLDLHADNGQIALRHAGLLAEFLAAARPEGQEMRLTDHTGAIRHHDVPAPGDTFKPEIDRGDLRDLLLNSLRPGTVQWGHDLRTVTAPVDGLRRLHFAGGATTDADLVIGADGAFSRVRTLVSDAVPAYTGVTFLEAWFDDVETRHPELGRLVGPGSAFAISGGRGLLAQRNSGEHIRVYIALRVPRDANTPAGIDLTDTEAARACLLDLFPGWDPLLLRMITDNDGPYVDRPLYALPISHTWTHNPTVTLLGDAAHLMPPLGVGVNLAMLDAAELALALRDSDSIADAIHAYENVMLPRSAGVARECAEGLDGLLAPTPDHAHHHLTADR; translated from the coding sequence ATGCGCTCACCCTCGCCCGGAGCAGCCCGGATCGCGGTCATCGGCGCCGGCCCCGGCGGCCTGACCTGCGCCCGCATCCTGCAACGCCACGGTCTGCGCGTCACGGTCTACGACCGCGACCGCGAGGCCCATGCCCGCGACCAGGGCGGCACTCTCGATCTGCACGCCGACAACGGCCAGATCGCCCTTCGGCACGCCGGGCTGCTGGCGGAGTTTCTCGCCGCGGCCCGCCCCGAGGGTCAGGAGATGCGCCTGACCGACCACACCGGAGCCATCAGGCACCACGACGTTCCCGCCCCCGGCGACACGTTCAAGCCGGAGATCGACCGGGGTGACCTGCGGGACCTGCTCCTGAACTCGCTCCGGCCCGGCACCGTGCAGTGGGGACACGACCTGCGGACAGTCACCGCACCTGTCGACGGCCTCCGCCGACTGCACTTCGCCGGCGGCGCCACCACGGACGCCGACCTCGTCATCGGCGCGGACGGCGCCTTCTCCCGGGTTCGGACCCTCGTGTCCGACGCCGTCCCCGCCTACACCGGAGTCACCTTCCTCGAGGCCTGGTTCGACGACGTCGAAACCCGCCACCCGGAGCTGGGCCGGTTGGTCGGCCCGGGCAGCGCCTTCGCGATCAGCGGCGGCAGGGGACTGCTGGCCCAGCGGAACAGCGGGGAGCACATTCGCGTCTACATCGCCCTACGCGTCCCACGGGATGCGAACACCCCCGCCGGGATCGACCTCACGGACACCGAAGCCGCCCGCGCCTGCCTGCTCGACCTGTTCCCGGGCTGGGACCCGCTGCTCCTGCGCATGATCACGGACAACGACGGTCCGTACGTCGACCGACCCCTGTACGCGCTGCCGATATCGCATACGTGGACCCACAATCCGACGGTCACCCTCCTCGGAGACGCCGCCCACCTGATGCCGCCCCTCGGCGTCGGCGTCAACCTGGCCATGCTCGACGCCGCCGAACTCGCCCTCGCGCTTCGTGACAGCGACAGCATCGCCGACGCCATCCACGCCTACGAAAACGTCATGCTGCCCCGCTCCGCCGGGGTGGCCCGCGAATGCGCCGAGGGACTCGACGGACTCCTCGCCCCGACCCCGGATCACGCCCACCACCACCTCACGGCCGACCGCTGA
- a CDS encoding TetR/AcrR family transcriptional regulator, translating to MTQTVGRRERKKAATRQALADAALRLFLERGYDAVGVREIADTADVSVTTLFKHFPDGKVALVFDEETDREAALVAAVRDRPAGCSIPAALRDHLRQTGRALRNADHPGFQAYRQLIDSTPELREYARAMWLRHEVALADAIAADSGLPTDDAVCRALAHFALEAVTLVRGQTGDATLDRIFALLEHGWSAVSSTAQ from the coding sequence GTGACGCAGACCGTGGGACGCCGCGAGCGCAAGAAAGCCGCGACCCGCCAGGCTCTGGCGGATGCCGCGCTGCGCCTGTTCCTGGAGCGCGGGTACGACGCGGTAGGAGTGCGGGAGATCGCCGACACGGCGGACGTGTCGGTGACCACGCTGTTCAAGCACTTTCCCGACGGCAAGGTCGCGCTGGTGTTCGACGAGGAGACCGACCGCGAGGCCGCACTGGTCGCCGCCGTCCGGGACCGCCCCGCCGGATGCTCGATCCCGGCCGCCCTGCGGGACCATCTGCGGCAGACGGGGCGGGCCCTGCGCAACGCCGACCACCCGGGCTTCCAGGCGTATCGGCAGCTCATCGACAGCACCCCGGAGCTGCGCGAGTACGCCCGAGCTATGTGGCTGCGACACGAGGTCGCACTGGCCGACGCGATTGCCGCGGACAGTGGTCTTCCCACCGACGACGCAGTCTGCCGAGCCCTGGCCCACTTCGCCCTGGAAGCGGTCACCCTCGTGCGCGGACAGACCGGCGACGCCACCCTCGACCGGATCTTCGCGCTGCTGGAACACGGATGGAGCGCCGTCAGCTCGACCGCGCAGTGA
- the moeZ gene encoding adenylyltransferase/sulfurtransferase MoeZ, with translation MSDTALPPLVEPAAELTKEEVARYSRHLIIPDVGVAGQKRLKNAKVLVIGAGGLGSPALLYLAAAGVGTLGIIDFDVVDESNLQRQVIHGQSDVGKLKAASAQESIAEINPLVKVHLHTERLESANALDIFRQYDLILDGTDNFATRYLVNDAAVLLGKPYVWGSIFRFEGQVSVFWEDAPNGRGLNYRDLYPEPPPPGMVPSCAEGGVLGVLCASIGSIMVTEAIKLITGIGDPLLGRLISYDALEMRYREVKIRKDPETPKITELIDYEAFCGVVSDEATEAASGSTLTPAELKAKFDRGDDFALIDVREPHEYEIVNIKGATLIPKDRILSGEALAELPQDKPIVLHCKSGARSAEALAALHAAGFKDATHLGGGVLAWARQVDPSLPTY, from the coding sequence ATGTCAGACACGGCACTGCCCCCGCTGGTGGAGCCGGCTGCCGAGCTCACCAAGGAAGAGGTGGCCCGGTACAGCAGGCACCTGATCATCCCGGACGTCGGGGTGGCCGGGCAGAAGCGGTTGAAGAACGCGAAGGTCCTGGTGATCGGGGCAGGGGGGCTGGGCAGCCCGGCGCTGCTGTACCTCGCCGCGGCCGGTGTCGGCACGCTGGGCATCATCGACTTCGACGTGGTCGACGAGTCGAACCTGCAGCGTCAGGTGATCCACGGCCAGTCCGACGTGGGCAAGCTCAAGGCAGCCTCGGCGCAGGAGTCGATCGCCGAGATCAACCCGCTGGTCAAGGTGCACCTGCACACCGAGCGGCTGGAGTCGGCGAACGCGCTGGACATCTTCCGCCAGTACGACCTGATTCTCGACGGCACGGACAACTTCGCCACCCGCTACCTGGTCAACGACGCCGCGGTGCTGCTGGGCAAGCCGTACGTCTGGGGTTCGATCTTCCGGTTCGAGGGCCAGGTGAGCGTGTTCTGGGAGGACGCGCCGAACGGCCGGGGCCTGAACTACCGCGACCTCTACCCGGAGCCGCCGCCGCCGGGCATGGTCCCCTCCTGCGCCGAGGGCGGCGTGCTGGGTGTGCTGTGCGCGTCGATCGGCTCGATCATGGTGACCGAGGCGATCAAGCTGATCACCGGCATCGGCGATCCGCTGCTGGGCAGGCTGATCAGCTACGACGCGCTGGAGATGCGGTATCGCGAGGTCAAGATCCGCAAGGACCCGGAGACGCCGAAGATCACCGAGCTGATCGACTACGAGGCGTTCTGCGGGGTGGTGTCGGACGAGGCCACCGAGGCGGCGTCGGGCAGCACGCTGACCCCCGCGGAGCTGAAGGCGAAGTTCGACCGGGGCGACGATTTCGCGCTGATCGACGTCCGTGAGCCGCACGAGTACGAGATCGTGAACATCAAGGGCGCCACGCTGATCCCGAAGGACCGGATCCTGTCCGGCGAGGCACTGGCCGAGCTGCCGCAGGACAAGCCGATCGTGCTGCACTGCAAGTCGGGTGCGCGCTCGGCGGAGGCGCTGGCCGCCCTGCACGCGGCGGGGTTCAAGGACGCCACGCACCTCGGTGGCGGCGTGCTGGCCTGGGCTCGCCAGGTCGACCCGAGCCTGCCCACCTACTGA
- a CDS encoding DUF3152 domain-containing protein, whose amino-acid sequence MDRLTQEAQDRRASAGGPARRSPARDSSLTDTGSPRVGQFRPSKRPAERVGQDRYRPGSRRTSAEPLKASWQPHDGSPEAPEADEKPVRRKPPTKKTTLAAFVKTYGWRVYALPILVVITVLVVVNTAGSPAEPGGAPGSGEAAVGDATAGAIDSGGGIPENPAQPVNLKVPTADLPTGGPYTEEGKGTWHVVPGSGDVVGKSGKLFTYTVEAEDGIDPASYAGDDSFATAVEGILSDPRSWTWNGKIRLQRVDSSYPDPSFRVSLTTPNTTHRPDACGFQIKFEASCYRSSMDRVLINLARWVRGAKAYGADMTGYRQYAINHEVGHALGNHHVGCPGNDQPAPVMMQQSFGVADDYVAMLNNIPGGDKGKVAADHRVCVPNAWPNPTPAGQ is encoded by the coding sequence GTGGACCGGCTGACACAGGAAGCGCAGGACCGGCGGGCTTCGGCCGGCGGCCCGGCCCGGCGTTCCCCGGCACGGGACTCGTCGCTCACCGACACCGGGTCACCGCGCGTCGGTCAGTTCCGCCCCTCGAAGCGGCCCGCCGAGCGGGTCGGCCAGGACCGCTACCGCCCCGGTTCGCGCCGTACCAGCGCGGAGCCGCTGAAGGCCTCGTGGCAACCGCACGACGGTTCGCCCGAGGCCCCCGAGGCCGACGAGAAGCCCGTCCGGCGCAAGCCGCCGACGAAGAAGACCACGCTCGCGGCGTTCGTGAAAACCTACGGCTGGCGGGTCTACGCGCTGCCGATCCTCGTGGTGATCACCGTGCTGGTCGTGGTCAACACGGCGGGCAGCCCGGCCGAGCCCGGCGGTGCGCCCGGCTCCGGAGAGGCCGCGGTCGGCGACGCCACGGCCGGTGCCATCGACAGCGGGGGCGGCATCCCCGAAAACCCCGCGCAGCCGGTGAACCTGAAGGTGCCCACCGCGGACCTGCCCACCGGCGGCCCGTACACCGAGGAGGGCAAGGGCACCTGGCACGTCGTGCCCGGCTCCGGTGACGTGGTCGGCAAGAGCGGCAAGCTGTTCACCTACACCGTCGAGGCCGAGGACGGGATCGATCCCGCCAGCTACGCCGGGGACGACAGCTTCGCCACCGCGGTCGAGGGCATCCTGTCGGATCCGCGGAGCTGGACGTGGAACGGCAAGATCCGGCTGCAGCGGGTCGACTCGAGCTATCCCGACCCCAGTTTCCGGGTGAGCCTCACCACGCCGAACACCACCCACCGGCCGGACGCGTGCGGGTTCCAGATCAAGTTCGAGGCCTCCTGTTACCGCAGCAGCATGGACCGGGTGCTGATCAACCTGGCGCGCTGGGTGCGGGGCGCGAAGGCCTACGGCGCCGACATGACCGGCTATCGGCAGTACGCGATCAACCACGAGGTCGGGCACGCGCTGGGCAACCACCACGTCGGCTGCCCCGGCAACGACCAGCCGGCGCCGGTGATGATGCAGCAGTCGTTCGGCGTCGCCGACGACTACGTGGCGATGCTCAACAACATCCCCGGCGGGGACAAGGGCAAGGTCGCCGCGGACCACCGCGTGTGCGTGCCGAACGCCTGGCCGAATCCCACGCCCGCGGGACAGTAG